TCTATGTCGGCAACATGGCCGGATCGCTTCGCCAGCAGATCGACCAGTTGCTTGTGAACGCGTTCGGCGGCGCCGCGATCTTCGCCGTCTACAATCAGGCGGCATCGCTCGCCAATCGCGGGATGATTCTCGGCAGCGCCCTGGAGGCCGCGTCCTATCAGCCCATCACGGGCTCGGAGCACGCCGAAGCCGCTCGCCTCACGGCCGCAGCGTTTCGCCAGATGTTGCTGATCGGAATCGTCATGGTGATCGGCGGGTTCATTGTGTCGCCGCTGATCCCGTTGATCTATGGCAGTGACTTTGCCGGCTCCGTGTGGCCGTTCCGTCTGCTCGTCGTCGGGATCGCCGCCATCGGTTGTGCGCGCATGATCGCTATCTACTTCAGCGGTCACCTCGTCCGCCCGCAGATCCCCATGATCATTAACTGGATTGCGCTGCCCGTTCAGGTCGGATTGTGTTTCTATCTGGCCGACGTCTGGGGGCCGGTGAAGGGAGTCACCGTCGGGACCCTTGCCGGGTACTTCACGACGACGGCGCTGTTCATTGCGCTATTCCTCCGCCGACCGGAGGCCCCTTCGGCTTCGGAGTTGTTCCTCCTCCGCGGCGAGGACTTCGCCCGCTGGCTGCGGTTGATCCCCGGAAGGCAGTCCAAGGGCTGACGCGCGACGCCTGTCTTAGAGCCACACCCCGTTTGACATTCATTCCACCCGGTGAATAATTCTCGGTTGGACGAGGAGGGAACGCCCTCCTGCCCGCGATCGGGGGATCTGCGGGCGTTTCATATCATAGGGGACTGAAATAATGACGCTTACGAGTCACGTAGGACGTATTGCGGGGCTGCTTCTGGCTGCCTGTCTGCTGCCTCTCCTGGGCCAGGCCTACACGCCGGAGCCAACAAATGCCGATTATATCGATCAGCAACAGAACGTCTTCCTCACCGACGAAGTCACCATTGTCGAAATCACCATCGACCCGGGGGATTTCCAACTCTTCCTCCAGAATCCAGAAGACAACACCTACCGCTCCGCCACCGTCCGATGGAAGAACTCTAAGATCGACGAAACCTATCCGAATGTCGCCATGCGCCCGCGTGGCAACACGTCTCGAGACAAGGCGCGCAAGTCCTGGAAACTGGACTTCAAGGAATTCGTTCCCGACCGTGATTTCCACGGCCTTGAGGAAGTGAATCTGAACGGCGATGCGAATGATCCGTCCTTTGTGCGGGCACCCCTATCGTGGTGGCTCTGCCGTCAGATGGGACTCCCTGGATCTCGCACGCACTATGTGGCGTTGTACGTGAATGGCACGTTCTGGAGCATCCAGGATCACGTCGAACACTTTGACGAAGAGTTCACCGACAACTGGTTCAATAATAAAGACGGCAATTTCTACAAGTGCCTCTATCAAGCTGATAAGGCTGACCTCTCCTACCGTCCCGCCGAAGACTACGACACTCTCGGAGGCGGGAGTGTCTACTCGGAGAAGAACAACGATCCGGACTCGGACTACAGCGATCTTGCCGACTTCATTCGCTTCTTCAATCTCCAGCCCAATAGCACGGTCTACACAGACCTGGTTTACTACGTGAACGTCGACAATTTCATGCGCTACCTCGCATTTGATGTGGGTACGGGCATGTGGGATGACTACTGGTACGGCAGCAACAACTACTACCTGAACCACAATCTGGGCACAGATCGCTTTGAATGGATCCCCTACGATTACGACAATACATTCGGGATCGATTTCATGAGTCCGAATGTCAATTGGTCGACTCGCGACTTCAACAACTTCGGAGCCGGTGGGTACGGCACCCAGCCGGCGCCGCTCGTTGACACCGTCTTCGAACACTCGGAGTGGCGGCGCCAGTACCGGCGTTACTTGTACGAGATCGCCGACATTCTCGACGATCCGGCCACTCTGGCGAAGGCCGACGAGTTCGCAGCTCTGATTGCCCCCTATTACGATGGAACGATCGAAGATGGCGGAACGGTTGGCAGAATTCCCTATTCTGATGACGCGCTGACTCAGCCTGCGACTTATGTCGGCGGCAGCGGCGCGACTATGGGTGTGAAGCCCTTCATGGTTGCACGTGCAGCGAGCCTTCGCAGCCAACTCGATGGCTTCTATACGACACCGCCCGTTCCCCCCATCAAGATTAACGAAGTGCTTGCGTCGAATGGCACGATCAATCCGGACATTAATGGTGATTATGACGACTGGATTGAGCTCTACAACAACAGCGATTCTCCTGTCGCCGTCGGCGGGATGCACCTGAGCGACGATGTGACTTCACCGACGAAGTGGACGCTCCCCGCTGGAGCAGTCATTCCGGCGCGCGGGTACTACCTCGTCTGGGCCGACAATCAGCCCGAGCAAGGCGTCAACCACGCCAACTATAAATTGAACCTTCAGGGCGGCACAGTTGGTCTGTTCGATACCACGGAAAACGGTCGTGTGCTGATCGACTATCTGACGTACCCCGACCTGATAACAGACCGCAGTTTCGGGCGCTTCCCCGACGGCAGTGACGACACCATGATCTTCGAAACCGTCACTCCCTCCGCGCAGAATGACGATTCTCCATCCAGCGGTGGGGGAGAACCGCGCACGCCGCCGCGTCTCTTCATCAACGAGTTCATGGCGACCAACGCCGCGTCCGTGCAGGACGAAGCCGGTGAGTACGCCGACTGGTTCGAGGTCTACAACGACGAGGACCACGCAGAAGATCTCTCTGGTCTGCACGTCACCGACGATCTGGCCAACCCGACGAAGTTCAAGATCCCCGATGGCACCACGATTCCGTCGAAGGGCTTCCTCGTCTTCTGGTGCGACAACGATCTGGCGCAGGGGCCGCTCCACACGGGCTTCAAGCTGAGTGCCGGCGGCGAATCGATTGGCATCTTCGATAGCGAAGTGAACAACCTGCAGGAAATCGATAGCGTCACGTTCGGCGCCCAGACGACCGACGTCAGCATGGGCCTACTGCCCGATGGACAGGGCGATCCGGTCGTTCTCGACACGCCGACACCCGGCGC
This genomic window from bacterium contains:
- a CDS encoding oligosaccharide flippase family protein → MSIARKSTVDATSQVAVIFLSLVAGIFVSRILGSEGRGPYMLATSLANATLINLSNLGIGLSSQVLVAKTRERLGQLHTIVVAACLLIGGFVAALLIGAAPWVQASLLKGIPSDHLLIVAATFPFVLYHVAWRGLIIGLGAIKQRALFEVAYGFLQSSAIIVILLGVGGMPILPLIIAYYGIAMIGTVTMMTVLSRQGRLFARPDWKLARELIGYGKWVYVGNMAGSLRQQIDQLLVNAFGGAAIFAVYNQAASLANRGMILGSALEAASYQPITGSEHAEAARLTAAAFRQMLLIGIVMVIGGFIVSPLIPLIYGSDFAGSVWPFRLLVVGIAAIGCARMIAIYFSGHLVRPQIPMIINWIALPVQVGLCFYLADVWGPVKGVTVGTLAGYFTTTALFIALFLRRPEAPSASELFLLRGEDFARWLRLIPGRQSKG
- a CDS encoding CotH kinase family protein, which produces MTLTSHVGRIAGLLLAACLLPLLGQAYTPEPTNADYIDQQQNVFLTDEVTIVEITIDPGDFQLFLQNPEDNTYRSATVRWKNSKIDETYPNVAMRPRGNTSRDKARKSWKLDFKEFVPDRDFHGLEEVNLNGDANDPSFVRAPLSWWLCRQMGLPGSRTHYVALYVNGTFWSIQDHVEHFDEEFTDNWFNNKDGNFYKCLYQADKADLSYRPAEDYDTLGGGSVYSEKNNDPDSDYSDLADFIRFFNLQPNSTVYTDLVYYVNVDNFMRYLAFDVGTGMWDDYWYGSNNYYLNHNLGTDRFEWIPYDYDNTFGIDFMSPNVNWSTRDFNNFGAGGYGTQPAPLVDTVFEHSEWRRQYRRYLYEIADILDDPATLAKADEFAALIAPYYDGTIEDGGTVGRIPYSDDALTQPATYVGGSGATMGVKPFMVARAASLRSQLDGFYTTPPVPPIKINEVLASNGTINPDINGDYDDWIELYNNSDSPVAVGGMHLSDDVTSPTKWTLPAGAVIPARGYYLVWADNQPEQGVNHANYKLNLQGGTVGLFDTTENGRVLIDYLTYPDLITDRSFGRFPDGSDDTMIFETVTPSAQNDDSPSSGGGEPRTPPRLFINEFMATNAASVQDEAGEYADWFEVYNDEDHAEDLSGLHVTDDLANPTKFKIPDGTTIPSKGFLVFWCDNDLAQGPLHTGFKLSAGGESIGIFDSEVNNLQEIDSVTFGAQTTDVSMGLLPDGQGDPVVLDTPTPGASNVVGPILPEGWILH